The genomic segment GGCTCCGCCACGGTCAGCTGGCGGGTGCCCATGATCGCACGGGACAGCCCGGAACCCTGGGTGAGGATCTGGCCCACGGGCTGGCCCTGGGCGTCGAAGATCTGGAAGTCATTGCGCAGGAAGCTGGTCACCTGGTCGATGACCAGCACGTCATGGTCGAGGAGGCTCATGCCTCCATGGTGGCACCGGGACGGTCCAAGACCTGCTGGGTGATGTGGTCGGCAATCGGCATGGCGGAGGTGGCTGCTGGTGAGGGCGCATTGCAGACGTGCAGCATCCGTGGCGTCTGCAGGAAGTGGAAGTCCTCCACCATGCTCCCGTCGGCACGCACCGCCTGGGCACGGATGCCGGGCGGGTAGGGGCCCAGGTCCGCGGTGGTCAACGACGGGCAGTACTTCTGGACACGCTTGAGGTAGCTGGGCTTGACCAGCGAATCCCATTGCTCCTTCAATCCGGTGCCCAGCATGGTGCGTGCGAGCTTCCAGAAGCCCGGGAAGCGGACGAAGTCTGCAACATCGCCCGGACTGACCGACAGCTTGGGATAGCCCTCTCGGGCGAATCCCATCACCGCATTCGGGCCCACCGTGACGCTGCCGTCCATCATCGGTGTCAGGTGGACACCGAGGAAGGGCAGGTCCGGGTCCGGCACCGGGTAGATCAGGGCATCGACGATGTGATGGTGCTGCGCGGCCAACTGGTAGTACTCGCCGCGGAAGGGCACCATCTGGAAGTCCGGCTCCAGCCCCGCCATCCGCGCCAACCGGTCCGCCTGGATACCACCGCACACCACGAGCTGACGGGCGTAGACACGCTCGGCCTGCTGGCCGTCGGGTCCGGCCAGGTCCACCGAGACCTCGCTGAGGGACTCGTGGATGCCCACGACGGGAGTGGCCAGCCGCACCTGCCCACCCAGTCCAGCGATCTTCTCGGCCATCTTCTGGCACACCTGGCGGTAGTCCACGATGCCGGTCTGCTTGACGACGATGGCCCCCAGCCCCACCACGTGCGGCTCTCGTCGGCGCAGCTCGTCGCCGTCGATCAACTCGACGTCCAGCTCGTTGCGCTGCGCCCGCTCGAACAGGGCGTGCATCCGCTCCACCTCCACCGGGGAGGTGGCGACGATCAGCTTGCCGGTGTTGCGGTAGGGGATGTCGTTCGCGTCGCAGAAGTCCCGCGTCCACTGGGCCCCCTGCTTGCAGAACAGGGCCTTCTTGGAGCCCGGTGTGTAGTACACGCCCGCGTGGATGACGCCCGAGTTGTGCCCGGTCTGGTGGGCGGCAACCGTCGCCTCCTTCTCCACCACCAGGACCGACGATCCGGGACGCTTCTCCAACAGGGTCAGTGCAGTGGCCAGCCCGACGATGCCGCCGCCAACCACCAGGTGTTCCCACACGGCCGGGGTGCTCATGGGGGTGCTCATGCCCCGGCGACCGGGAACATGGCGTCCTGCTCTGCCCGCAGCTGGTCCGCCAGCCTGCCGTCGGGCACCTGCACGTCCCCGTAGGAGATGACCTCGTCCTTGGCGATGTCACGGGTCAGCACACAACCCTCGGCCAGGCCGAGGGGAAGCAGGTTCTCCGTGCGCTGGACCGAGGCCTTCTCACACACGCCGTAGTAGTCGTAGCCGCCCTTGGCGTCCAGCGCCTGTCCCGCCTTCAGGTCACGCTTGGCCATCGGGACCACCTCGACCCGCGGCCCATCGGGCAACGGCTTGATGCAGGCATCACCCAGCAGCATCGCGCGGGCGATGGTGTTGGGCACCTCGAAGTGGCACAGGTGGTAGGGCGTGTAGAAGGGGTAGAGCGGTCCCTCGCCCAGCTTGTACAGGTTCAGGTAGTGCTGCTGCTTGGGGTCGTCATGGCTTGCCAGCACGTAGACGCCGGGCCCGGGCCTGGCCTTGACGACGTAGTCCACGGCGCCGCCCAGGGCCTGCAGCTCGTCGAGGTCGTACATCCCGGTCAGTTCGTCGACGTGGCCCTCGTGGTCGCGTCCCAGGCAGCCGCGTCGGTGCACGGACAAGCCCGCCGCATTGGCCACCAGGGCCTGCTCGACGCTGACCTTGGTGCCGTCGGCGAAGGAGGTGACCATGTGGGGATCCTGGCCCCACTTGCGGGCGAAGCCCTCCTGGGTGGTGGGGTTGCGGTACTCGTCCTGCAGCCCCTTGATGTTGCCGGCCACCAGGGGCCGCAGGCCCAGCCCGCGCACGAAGCGGATCAGGTTCATCTGTACGCCGGGCTGGTCACCGTCCATGCCGGTGTACACGACGCCGGCAGCCTCGGCCCTGTGGCAGAGGATGCTGCCCAGGGTGGCATCCACCTCGGCATTCATCAGCACCAGGTGCTTGCCGTTCTCGATCGCGGACAGGGCCAGTTCGGCGCCGAAGAAGACCGAGCCGGTGGCGTCCACCACCACGTCGACCTGGTCGGAGCCGGTCAGGGCCGTGTGGTCGTCGATGACGGCCACCTTTCCCCGTCGCGCGGCGTCGGAGACGGCCGAGGCATTGTCCGCGTCGATGATGTCCCCGGCGGCGTAGCCGGCAAAGTCCAGCGCGGCGTGTGCCTTCTCACGAGAGCGGGCGAAGACGGCGGTGATCACCATGCCGGGCACGTCGTGGTGGATGTGGTGCATCATGCCGCGGGCCATGAAGCCGGGGCCGACGACGCCCACGCGGATGGGCTTGCGGGCCGTCTGGGCGCGCAGCAGCAGGTTGTCGGTGATGATCATGCGAAGGGCTTCCCGTCCCAGTCCGGCCAGGTGCGGTCCTTGTCGCTGATGACGGTGACCTCGCCGGGCCACTGCAGGTTGAAGGCCGGGTCATCCCAGCGCTGACCGCGTTCCAGTTCCGGCGCGTACCAGTCGGAGACCTGGTAGGTGACCAGGGTGTCGTCGCTCATCGTCAGGTAGCCGTGTCCGCAGTTGGCCGGGATCCACAGCGCCCGGTGGTTCTCCTCGGACAGCTCCACCATGGCATGGCTGCCGTAGGTGGGGGAGTCCTCGCGCAGGTCGAGGCAGCAGTCGACGATGGTGCCCTTGTGGCAGGTGACCAGCTTTCCCTCGGCGGAGGGGGCGATCTGGCGGTGCATGCCGCGCATGGTGCCCTTGGCGTGGTTGGTCGACATGTTCGCCTGGACGAACTGCGTGGGCAGGCCGTGCTCGGCGAACTCCTTGGCGTCGAAGGTACGGGCGAAGAAGCCACGGTCATCGGTGAAGGGCGCGATGTCGATGATCCAGCAGCCGTCCACCTCGGTGGGGGTCCACTTCATGGTCAGAACTCCTTCTTGGTCCAGAACAGCTCGGGGGTGACCTGCTTGGTCTGGAGCAGGTACTCGATCTGCTTGAGGCGGGTGTGTCCGCGGCCGGTGAAGATCTCGGGAGTCAGCTGGATGACCCCGAAGACCTCGTGCAGCTGCTTGGCCCCGGCGGCCAGGTCCCAGTCCGTGGAGTAGCCCAGGGTGTCGGTGATCTTGTCGAAGTTCACCCGGTAGGAGCGGTTGTCCGCGCTCGGCTCCCCGAAGGTCAGCTCGCAGCCGGTGAACTCCTGCGCGACGGTCTCGGCGATCTGGCGGACGGTGTAGTTCTGGTCATTGGAGCCCACATTGAAGACCTCGGAGTGCACCTTCTCCACCGGCGCATCCAGCACCGCACGGATGGCCTTGGCGATGTCCAGGCCGTGCACCATGGGACGCCAGGGCGTGCCGTCGGAGGTCATCGCGATCTTGCCGGTGGTCCAGGCCAAACCGGACAGGTTGTTCAGCACGATGTCGAAGCGCTGGCGCGGGGAGGCGCCGTAGGCCGTCGAGTTGCGCAGTGCCGTGGGGTGGAAGCCGTCGTCGGCCATCGTCCACAGGTCCATCTCGGTGAGCACCTTGCACTTGGCATAGGCCGTCTGGGGGTTGACCTCGCTGGTCTCGTCGGCGACGCCCTCGGCCACGCCATAGGCGGAGCAGGAGGACATGTAGACGAAGCGCTCCACACCGGCCTGCTTGGCCATCTGCGCGACGTGCACCGAGCCCTTGTGGTTGATGTCGTAGGTGATGGGCCCGACGAGGTCGCCCG from the Luteococcus japonicus genome contains:
- the lhgO gene encoding L-2-hydroxyglutarate oxidase is translated as MSTPAVWEHLVVGGGIVGLATALTLLEKRPGSSVLVVEKEATVAAHQTGHNSGVIHAGVYYTPGSKKALFCKQGAQWTRDFCDANDIPYRNTGKLIVATSPVEVERMHALFERAQRNELDVELIDGDELRRREPHVVGLGAIVVKQTGIVDYRQVCQKMAEKIAGLGGQVRLATPVVGIHESLSEVSVDLAGPDGQQAERVYARQLVVCGGIQADRLARMAGLEPDFQMVPFRGEYYQLAAQHHHIVDALIYPVPDPDLPFLGVHLTPMMDGSVTVGPNAVMGFAREGYPKLSVSPGDVADFVRFPGFWKLARTMLGTGLKEQWDSLVKPSYLKRVQKYCPSLTTADLGPYPPGIRAQAVRADGSMVEDFHFLQTPRMLHVCNAPSPAATSAMPIADHITQQVLDRPGATMEA
- a CDS encoding NAD(P)H-dependent oxidoreductase translates to MIITDNLLLRAQTARKPIRVGVVGPGFMARGMMHHIHHDVPGMVITAVFARSREKAHAALDFAGYAAGDIIDADNASAVSDAARRGKVAVIDDHTALTGSDQVDVVVDATGSVFFGAELALSAIENGKHLVLMNAEVDATLGSILCHRAEAAGVVYTGMDGDQPGVQMNLIRFVRGLGLRPLVAGNIKGLQDEYRNPTTQEGFARKWGQDPHMVTSFADGTKVSVEQALVANAAGLSVHRRGCLGRDHEGHVDELTGMYDLDELQALGGAVDYVVKARPGPGVYVLASHDDPKQQHYLNLYKLGEGPLYPFYTPYHLCHFEVPNTIARAMLLGDACIKPLPDGPRVEVVPMAKRDLKAGQALDAKGGYDYYGVCEKASVQRTENLLPLGLAEGCVLTRDIAKDEVISYGDVQVPDGRLADQLRAEQDAMFPVAGA
- the rfbC gene encoding dTDP-4-dehydrorhamnose 3,5-epimerase translates to MKWTPTEVDGCWIIDIAPFTDDRGFFARTFDAKEFAEHGLPTQFVQANMSTNHAKGTMRGMHRQIAPSAEGKLVTCHKGTIVDCCLDLREDSPTYGSHAMVELSEENHRALWIPANCGHGYLTMSDDTLVTYQVSDWYAPELERGQRWDDPAFNLQWPGEVTVISDKDRTWPDWDGKPFA
- a CDS encoding NAD-dependent epimerase/dehydratase family protein; translation: MKILVTGTDGYLGCLLAPTLAAEGHEVVGLDTGFYNFGWLYNGVSMTPRTIKKDMRELTVEDCEGFDAVVAMAELSNDPTGDLVGPITYDINHKGSVHVAQMAKQAGVERFVYMSSCSAYGVAEGVADETSEVNPQTAYAKCKVLTEMDLWTMADDGFHPTALRNSTAYGASPRQRFDIVLNNLSGLAWTTGKIAMTSDGTPWRPMVHGLDIAKAIRAVLDAPVEKVHSEVFNVGSNDQNYTVRQIAETVAQEFTGCELTFGEPSADNRSYRVNFDKITDTLGYSTDWDLAAGAKQLHEVFGVIQLTPEIFTGRGHTRLKQIEYLLQTKQVTPELFWTKKEF